The sequence below is a genomic window from Lolium perenne isolate Kyuss_39 chromosome 4, Kyuss_2.0, whole genome shotgun sequence.
GACAAATCGTGCATCACTAGCGTTTCTCCTTCTCTGCTGCAATCTCTATTGTATGAACCTCTCTATCTCTGTTTTGAATCGTCAGTTGTTTCTCTTTGAGTTAATGCTTAGGGAGGGACCACTAATAGTTAGTTAGGACTAGGGTTTCATTTTGTTCTAAGCTTGATGGTTTCGAATGGGTTTGGAGCGGGTGAACCAATTTTGCAATGCATGCATGAAGTAGCAGATTGCTTCTGTTCCACCTTATTTCCTATTTATGATCTAATCAAAATCATACTTTTTGGGTTTTGGAGCGGGTGAACCAATTTTGCAATGCATGCGTGAAGTAGCCGATTGCGTCTGTTCCACCTTATTTCATATTTTTGATCTAATTAAGATCATACCTTTTTGTGTTCCACTTCAGGTCTGGGGTGCCAGATCCCTTGGCATTGAAGCTTGACAAGGCTCTCATGTCGTCTTCATTTGTTTCTTCCTTGGTGCCCACTGGTCTTTTTATAAAATATTTTGTCAGAGTTGACAAGGAGGGGTTTTTCCATACATATCCTGACCGTGGAGGGCCATTTAAGACCTTAGAGAAAGCCCAGGAAGCTATTGATTCACATCACGTTGTTCAGCGAGAAATGATGTAAAGTCACTCAACTTTACTACATATATGTCCGTGTGTTCCTTGAATGCAAACCTATTACTACATATATGTCTGTGTGTACCTTGACTGCAAACTTATCAACTCAACTCCTTTGTCATTGGTTATTCTATTTATATTCTGCACTTTCCATTTAAAATATGTTGTCATTAACAATACTCCATACCTGAAATAGGTGTATGGATGGCCTTTCTGATGAGGAGAGGGCCATACGGAACACTCTATACTGGTATCATGATGGCACAAGGAAGCACTCAGCAGAAGCCTTTGCTTCCTGTACGACCCGTAACTCAACATGGGAATTGCTTAAAGCTTTACTAGACATACACAACGAGGACAATGATCTTCTGGGGGTCTGCTCTCTCTCTTGCCTTTCTTGTTTGCAGGTTGCTTAAATGACATTGTATCCATGCTACACTCCCTGATACTTATCTATTCTTACTATTTTAGGATCGTGCATATGAACTAAAAGATATTGTGAGTGACAATTCATGTTTTGATGGGAAAGACTGCATTTATAGCTCTTATTCTCATTTCAATCTGACCATGAAGACTAAAGGAGCTGatcccaacaacgatatatatttTGCTGAAGTCACGTGTATGAGTGGCGATTATGAAGCATATGTGCTCACCTGTTTCTGCATGGTTAAACCTGACCACAATGGTATTTTATTTTTGAGCTTTACAATTTTAATTTATCAAACTTGTCCGTGCACTTCTAGTTGGTAGCTTTTGCATGCAGTAGTGCACTATTATATAAAGAGACTAACTAATAATAAGTTAGCAAGCAAACATTTGAAAGACAAATAAATTCCAAGCAATTGTTGAAGATTGTTTATAAGGTTGACTTGAGTCAAATGTGgatgctagctagctagctatggCAATGTTGTATACCTCTATTATTCATATCTATTTTTCACctctttttgaaggtgaatgcgcTGTGTGTGAAGTTGAAATGGAAGACATTAAGCACCCTACTGATGATGTATACAATCATGGTCGCCGCAACAAGTTTCATGTTTATAGATCACGCTGTCATTCTCGTGCACATGGAATTGATTTATTTGAGCAGGTGTGATAACTTACTGGAGTATCCTTCAAAGCTCGCCTTTTTCTTATTTTTATGTTTAATTCACTGTTGTGGTTTTCCTAGCATGTATACAGATTACAGAATCAAAATTAATTAGTCAAAATAAAAACAGGCAACTCCAGGCTGCAGCTTAAATTATTATCTATTTCACTTCTAAGCTAGCTGCAAATTAGGATAGATAGTTGTACTGTGTCCATAGAGGGTCCAGTAATATCTAGGTTAGCTCAGAATATATCAAAAGCATTCAACGACCATGAAGTCACTGTAGGATCAGAAAGAATACCAGGCAGGAGTTGAATATCACAACTGTTCAAAAAATGAGTTACAATCATATGAAGTCACTAATTTGTAGAGAACGGCAACTGACATCTTACCCCGTTTTGCAGCTATTTGCCGTGCGTGATGAGGCTTGGCTGGTAGAAGAGGAGGCTAGGGTGAGATGCATGATTAAGGAAGGGAAGGATGCTAGGAGCAGCAAGTTGGAGGTGGACAACATAGGGGATGACATGATTAAGGAAGGGAAGGAGGCTAGGCGCATCAAATTAGAGGTGGACAACAGAAGGGATGACCATGCAAAGAGGGATAAGTATGTCGTACCGGCTCGACGAAAATCGGTTGAATGCCATCTATCCAGAGTCTGTATCTAACGGCCGGTCAACTAATGTTCTTGATTGGCGCAGTTGGCATGGAATGGTGCCTTTATATGTGTCCCTAGGAGAGTACTGACCTGAAGCTGCAATCTAATGTCATCTATCCAGAGTCTGTATTTGACAGAGCATTTATATGGACGTGATTGGTAGGTCGTAGGACCTTGAAACAGGCCACGGGGAGCAAATTTTGGCCTGTTTGGTTGCTCACGACACCCCTGCGTAGCAGTCAACGGGGAAAACCTATTTATCGCTTATTAGGGAGGTTATAAGGCAGTATCGGTCTGTGCGTTTGTGGTTTTTTTTTTCGATTTTTCTGGTTCTTcgcgtttttttttgttttcctttttcagTTTTTCCCAGATTCGAGCAAAATTTCGGTTTGAGCAATTTTTGAATTCGagcaattttcgaatttgaacaaattcgAATTTGGAAAATTTCAAATTCGAGCAAATTTTCGAATTTGAGCAAATTTTCAAATTCGAGCAAATTCGAATTCgagcaaatttcaaatttgaactttctGTAGGTTTTTCCGAAGAACGCTAATGAAAAAACGACAAGAAAAAACTCAAACGACGGGACCGAACCAGTGTGGGCCAAGCTCAATTAGCGTTCACGTGATGAGTACAAACCATTGCTACGAGCGATAGACCATATGGGCCAAGCTCAATTAGCGTTCACGTGTTAGCGATGGACCATATGGGCCAAGCTCAATTAGCGTTCACGTGTTAGCAATGAGTACAAACCATTGCTAATGAGCGATGGACCATATGGGCTAAGCTCAATTAGCATTCACGTGTTAGCAATGAGTACAAACCATTGCTGACGAGCGATGGGTAGGTGCTCCCCAGCCAACGCGTGTATCTGTCGACCTAATGGAAATGTCTGAATTGGTGGTTTCTCAAGAGCTAgatgagcaaaaaaaaaaaaaaaaaaaacagcctTGTTTTCTGCACCAGTTGCACGTGTGAAGAAGCGTAAGAGCCGCGACTTAACTCCCCTGCCCTCTCCCCCCACTCCAGGCACCAGTT
It includes:
- the LOC127296735 gene encoding uncharacterized protein, encoding MAPRRRRDKPQRSSPPPPPPMPPGRRRRDYEPERNSPPRVSSERNRGDRRDQRYSWFPYPLPNGDEILVYKDKDGVLFTDHGGPTRPVEDVIREFRSDHSRDPPPPTVDESDSKRPEEDQQKATPSPGPSPAQYTKEYQQAATPDPAPSPSQYIQEDSPAPQQTPTPNPGPSPAQFWAGLLDKAFAEHKLEMAQRRKELLEATKLEESSITNASSSSSSLSQSPLSKELLDTTKVPDSSITDASSISLPQPTPLLKELFDTITLDKSCITSVSPSLLQSLLSGVPDPLALKLDKALMSSSFVSSLVPTGLFIKYFVRVDKEGFFHTYPDRGGPFKTLEKAQEAIDSHHVVQREMMCMDGLSDEERAIRNTLYWYHDGTRKHSAEAFASCTTRNSTWELLKALLDIHNEDNDLLGDRAYELKDIVSDNSCFDGKDCIYSSYSHFNLTMKTKGADPNNDIYFAEVTCMSGDYEAYVLTCFCMVKPDHNGECAVCEVEMEDIKHPTDDVYNHGRRNKFHVYRSRCHSRAHGIDLFEQLFAVRDEAWLVEEEARVRCMIKEGKDARSSKLEVDNIGDDMIKEGKEARRIKLEVDNRRDDHAKRDKYVVPARRKSVECHLSRVCI